A stretch of the Haloplanus aerogenes genome encodes the following:
- the gatC gene encoding Asp-tRNA(Asn)/Glu-tRNA(Gln) amidotransferase subunit GatC, translated as MSETPVDADEVRHVADLARIDLDEDEVDRFAVQFADILSYFDALDDVPEVEAEADLVNVMREDEVRDGLSQEEALQNAPETEDGYFKGPSVS; from the coding sequence ATGAGCGAGACGCCCGTCGACGCCGACGAGGTCCGCCACGTTGCCGACCTCGCTCGGATCGACCTGGACGAGGACGAGGTGGACCGCTTCGCCGTGCAGTTCGCCGACATCCTCTCCTATTTCGACGCACTCGACGACGTGCCCGAGGTGGAGGCGGAGGCCGACCTGGTGAACGTCATGCGCGAAGACGAGGTTCGCGACGGCCTGAGCCAGGAGGAGGCACTGCAGAACGCGCCGGAGACCGAAGACGGCTACTTCAAGGGCCCCAGCGTCTCATGA
- a CDS encoding GlcG/HbpS family heme-binding protein: MVQSITLDTATELIEAAERKAEEIDNPMVITVANSEGNLVAQHRMDDAWLASVSISRNKAYTAAALDTPTHELAEPSEPGNSLYGLQTTDEGRLVVFGGGYPLTDEEGNVVGAFGVSGGAVEQDMEVAEAGVNRWEAMQGRDTESSLSAGPA, from the coding sequence ATGGTTCAATCCATCACTCTTGACACAGCAACGGAGTTGATCGAGGCGGCCGAGCGGAAGGCCGAGGAGATCGACAATCCGATGGTCATCACCGTCGCGAACAGCGAGGGAAACCTCGTCGCGCAACATCGGATGGACGACGCGTGGCTCGCGTCCGTCTCCATATCGCGGAACAAGGCCTACACAGCGGCAGCACTGGACACGCCAACCCACGAACTCGCCGAACCCTCCGAGCCCGGCAACTCCCTGTACGGGCTCCAGACGACCGACGAGGGTCGTCTGGTCGTCTTCGGCGGGGGCTATCCGCTGACGGACGAGGAGGGGAACGTGGTCGGCGCGTTCGGCGTCTCCGGTGGCGCGGTCGAACAGGATATGGAAGTGGCGGAAGCCGGCGTGAACCGGTGGGAAGCGATGCAGGGTAGAGACACCGAATCGTCGCTGAGCGCCGGTCCCGCGTAG
- a CDS encoding NUDIX hydrolase, translating to METTRHFTATVYLVADGATALHDHPRLGIRLPPGGHIDRAELPHEAALREAREETGLEPTLLTDHDDVRSDTARAIPRPRHLMLADVNICGDEVGHQHIDHVFYATVERRDIDPAPDEPGADAWAWYDPDALRAADVDPDVRELGIEAIETAVEAASD from the coding sequence ATGGAGACGACTCGGCATTTCACCGCGACGGTGTATCTCGTTGCCGACGGTGCGACGGCGCTCCACGACCACCCTCGCCTCGGCATCCGCCTGCCCCCCGGCGGCCACATCGACCGCGCCGAACTCCCCCACGAGGCGGCGCTCCGCGAGGCCCGCGAGGAGACCGGATTGGAGCCGACGCTCCTGACCGACCACGACGACGTGCGCTCCGATACTGCGCGGGCCATCCCCCGTCCGCGGCACCTGATGCTCGCGGACGTGAACATCTGTGGTGACGAGGTGGGCCACCAGCACATCGACCACGTCTTCTACGCCACCGTCGAACGCCGCGACATCGACCCCGCACCGGACGAACCGGGCGCAGACGCGTGGGCGTGGTACGATCCCGACGCGCTCCGTGCCGCCGACGTGGACCCCGACGTGCGGGAGCTAGGGATCGAAGCCATCGAGACGGCCGTCGAGGCGGCGAGCGACTAG
- a CDS encoding TrkH family potassium uptake protein translates to MAIRVDYRASLSLVGSVLKYLAVPLALPLVVALAYGESVAPFLVTMLVTVAVGGGLERLRPDPDIGAREGFLMVAATWLAVSLIGALPYLIEAYGLPGFVPASAPESTLRHPPNALFESMSGFTTTGATVLGEISLDAHGHGIMLWRQLTQWLGGMGIVVLAVAILPELSVGGAQLMDAEAPGPGIEKLTPRIAETARALWGAYLGFTVLEIVLLYGLHLAGMAPAMDVYNAVAHGLTTMPTGGFSPEARSIEAFSAAVQWLIIPFMIAAGTNFALFWHALTGDPKRLPGDSEFRFYVGAMAVLTGLVAAFLFVGNGIATFVPPGATYDSAYLSGVRATLIGNVEPALRHAAFQIVSLVTTTGYASIDFNAWGPSAQYLLLFAMFVGGSAGSTGGGIKVVRWYVILKSIRRELFTTAHPEAVRPVRLGGRTVDERAIRGIYAFTVLYLVLFFVATGLIFLDAGRVGLSLSVLEAMSAVAATLGNVGPGFGLVGPMGSYLDFSPESKVFMVALMWLGRLEILPVLVCLTPEYWRQ, encoded by the coding sequence ATGGCTATTCGTGTCGACTATCGGGCGAGTCTGAGTCTCGTCGGGAGCGTTCTCAAGTATCTGGCCGTGCCGTTAGCGCTGCCGCTGGTCGTCGCTCTCGCGTACGGCGAATCGGTCGCGCCGTTTCTCGTCACCATGCTGGTGACCGTCGCGGTCGGCGGTGGCCTCGAACGCCTGCGCCCCGACCCCGATATCGGCGCCCGCGAGGGCTTCCTGATGGTCGCGGCGACGTGGCTCGCCGTGTCGCTGATCGGCGCGCTTCCCTACCTGATCGAGGCGTACGGCCTGCCGGGATTCGTTCCGGCGAGCGCCCCCGAGTCGACGCTCCGTCATCCCCCGAACGCCCTGTTCGAGAGCATGAGCGGGTTCACGACGACGGGGGCGACGGTCCTCGGTGAGATTTCGCTCGACGCTCACGGCCACGGGATCATGCTCTGGCGACAGCTCACCCAGTGGCTCGGCGGGATGGGGATCGTCGTCCTCGCGGTGGCCATCCTGCCGGAACTCTCCGTCGGCGGGGCGCAGTTGATGGACGCGGAGGCACCCGGCCCGGGCATCGAGAAACTCACGCCTCGCATCGCAGAGACGGCCCGGGCGCTCTGGGGGGCGTATCTCGGCTTCACCGTCCTCGAAATCGTCCTGCTCTACGGCCTGCATCTGGCGGGCATGGCGCCCGCGATGGACGTGTACAACGCGGTCGCGCACGGCCTGACGACGATGCCGACCGGCGGCTTCTCGCCGGAGGCCCGGAGTATCGAGGCCTTCTCCGCCGCTGTCCAGTGGCTCATCATCCCGTTCATGATCGCCGCCGGAACCAACTTCGCCCTGTTCTGGCACGCACTCACGGGCGACCCGAAGCGGCTTCCGGGCGACTCGGAGTTTCGCTTCTACGTCGGGGCGATGGCGGTCCTCACGGGACTGGTCGCCGCGTTCCTGTTCGTCGGGAACGGCATCGCGACGTTCGTCCCGCCGGGGGCGACGTACGACTCCGCCTACCTCTCGGGCGTTCGGGCGACGCTGATCGGGAACGTCGAACCGGCACTCAGACACGCCGCCTTCCAGATCGTCTCGCTCGTGACGACGACGGGGTACGCCAGCATCGACTTCAACGCGTGGGGGCCCTCGGCGCAGTATCTCCTCCTCTTTGCCATGTTCGTCGGCGGATCGGCCGGGTCGACCGGTGGCGGGATCAAGGTCGTCCGGTGGTACGTGATCCTGAAGTCGATCCGGCGGGAACTGTTCACCACGGCCCATCCCGAGGCGGTGCGCCCGGTGCGACTCGGCGGCCGAACCGTCGACGAACGCGCCATCCGCGGCATCTACGCCTTCACCGTCCTCTATCTGGTGCTGTTTTTCGTCGCGACAGGCCTGATCTTCCTCGACGCCGGACGCGTTGGCCTCTCGCTGTCGGTGCTCGAAGCCATGAGCGCCGTCGCCGCGACGCTCGGCAACGTCGGTCCCGGCTTCGGCCTCGTCGGCCCGATGGGGAGCTATCTCGACTTCTCGCCGGAGTCGAAGGTGTTCATGGTCGCGCTGATGTGGCTCGGCCGCCTCGAAATCCTGCCCGTGCTTGTCTGCCTGACGCCGGAGTACTGGCGGCAGTAG
- a CDS encoding asparagine synthase C-terminal domain-containing protein translates to MRGADVATVRRALDSGDSLPGTSGFAGELEGRLVRDVLGRQPVFGTPNDWGFAPADVDGDPSPVPAGHVRNSDGTDRRVWSLPDPPVATDDAAAVDALRDALDDSLTDLGGDGLAIAFSGGVDSGLVATGAPDAPCYVVGFPDSHDVEAARAAADAMDRDLRIVDLDHADLERAVPEVVTATGRTNAMDVCIALPLYLVAERAAADGFDRLAVGQGADELFGGYAKVVDPADDDRVDATTVRGATREVIGSLPSQLERDTLVLRAAGVEPITPFLTDAVVTAALPLPDHLLATGTERKVALRLAARDRLPESVVTADKKAVQYGSLVSRELDRLARQAGYKRRMDDHLGQYIRSLC, encoded by the coding sequence ATTCGCGGCGCCGACGTGGCGACGGTTCGCCGCGCTCTCGACTCCGGAGATTCACTCCCCGGTACGAGCGGCTTCGCCGGCGAACTCGAAGGGCGTCTCGTCCGTGACGTACTCGGCCGCCAGCCAGTCTTCGGCACGCCCAACGACTGGGGCTTCGCACCGGCCGACGTAGACGGCGACCCGTCTCCGGTGCCCGCGGGCCACGTCCGCAATTCCGACGGCACCGACCGCCGCGTCTGGTCGCTACCCGATCCGCCGGTCGCGACGGACGACGCGGCCGCCGTCGACGCCCTCCGCGACGCCCTCGACGACTCGCTGACCGACCTCGGTGGCGACGGCCTCGCTATCGCCTTCTCCGGCGGCGTCGACTCAGGACTCGTCGCCACAGGCGCGCCCGACGCCCCTTGCTACGTCGTCGGCTTTCCCGACTCGCACGACGTGGAAGCGGCACGGGCAGCGGCCGACGCGATGGACCGCGACCTCCGCATTGTCGACCTCGACCACGCCGACCTTGAACGGGCCGTTCCCGAGGTGGTGACCGCGACGGGCCGGACCAACGCGATGGACGTGTGCATCGCACTTCCCCTCTATCTCGTCGCGGAACGCGCCGCGGCGGACGGTTTCGACCGCCTCGCCGTCGGGCAGGGGGCCGACGAACTCTTCGGCGGCTACGCGAAGGTGGTCGATCCGGCCGACGACGACCGGGTGGACGCGACGACGGTCCGCGGTGCGACCCGGGAGGTGATCGGGAGCCTCCCCAGTCAGTTGGAGCGCGATACGCTCGTGCTCCGGGCAGCGGGCGTCGAGCCGATCACCCCCTTCCTCACCGACGCCGTCGTCACGGCGGCGCTGCCACTCCCGGATCACCTCCTCGCGACGGGGACGGAACGCAAGGTCGCGCTCCGGCTGGCAGCCCGTGACCGCCTCCCCGAATCGGTCGTCACGGCGGACAAGAAGGCCGTGCAGTACGGCAGTCTGGTCTCGCGCGAACTCGACCGCCTCGCCCGGCAGGCCGGCTACAAGCGCCGGATGGACGACCACCTTGGGCAGTACATCCGGTCGCTCTGCTAG
- the trpB gene encoding tryptophan synthase subunit beta has product MVDGTFGGYGGRHVPEALEEPLEHLANAYDEVATTESFQADLRDLLETFAGRPTPIYHARNLSERYGADIYLKREDLLHGGAHKINNTLGQALLAKRAGKDRLIAETGAGQHGTATAMVGALLNLDTEIYMGKKDVERQKMNVFRMRLMGATVNEVTRGGAGLADAVDAALEDMAANIEDTHYLVGSVVGPDPFPRMVRDFQSVIGKEARQQMLDRTGELPDAAVACVGGGSNAIGLFHAFRDDDVAFYGAEGGGEGEGSGRHAAPLAEGEDEVIHGMKTRVIGEDTEVHSVSAGLDYPGVGPEHAMFRAVGRAEYTAVTDDEALAAFRELSETEGIIPALESSHGVALAIELAEAGEHDSILVNLSGRGDKDMETAAEHFDL; this is encoded by the coding sequence ATGGTCGATGGAACTTTCGGCGGCTACGGCGGCCGTCACGTCCCCGAAGCGCTCGAAGAGCCTCTCGAACACCTCGCGAACGCGTACGACGAGGTAGCGACGACGGAGTCGTTCCAGGCCGACCTGCGCGACCTCCTCGAGACGTTCGCCGGGCGACCGACACCGATCTATCACGCCCGCAACCTCAGCGAGCGATACGGCGCCGACATCTACCTCAAGCGGGAGGACCTGCTCCACGGCGGCGCCCACAAGATCAACAACACGCTCGGGCAGGCGCTCCTCGCCAAGCGGGCCGGGAAAGACCGCCTCATCGCCGAGACAGGCGCCGGTCAGCACGGCACGGCGACGGCGATGGTCGGAGCGCTCCTCAACCTCGATACGGAGATTTATATGGGGAAAAAGGACGTGGAGCGCCAGAAGATGAACGTCTTCCGGATGCGGCTGATGGGCGCGACGGTCAACGAGGTGACCCGTGGCGGCGCGGGCCTCGCGGACGCCGTCGACGCCGCCCTCGAAGACATGGCCGCGAACATCGAGGACACCCACTACCTCGTCGGGAGCGTCGTCGGCCCCGATCCGTTCCCGCGGATGGTCCGTGACTTCCAGTCGGTCATCGGCAAGGAGGCACGCCAGCAGATGCTCGACCGCACGGGGGAACTCCCCGACGCGGCCGTCGCCTGCGTCGGCGGCGGATCGAACGCCATCGGCCTGTTCCACGCCTTCCGCGACGACGACGTGGCCTTCTACGGCGCCGAAGGCGGCGGCGAGGGTGAGGGCTCCGGCCGGCACGCCGCCCCCCTCGCCGAGGGCGAGGACGAGGTCATCCACGGCATGAAGACGCGCGTGATCGGTGAGGACACGGAGGTCCACTCGGTGTCCGCCGGCCTCGACTACCCCGGCGTCGGTCCCGAACACGCCATGTTCCGGGCGGTCGGCCGCGCGGAGTACACCGCCGTCACCGACGACGAAGCGCTCGCCGCCTTCCGTGAACTCTCGGAGACGGAGGGCATCATCCCGGCGCTCGAATCGAGTCACGGCGTGGCGCTGGCCATCGAGTTGGCCGAGGCGGGTGAGCACGACAGCATCCTCGTGAACCTCTCCGGCCGCGGCGACAAGGACATGGAGACGGCCGCGGAACACTTCGACCTCTAG
- a CDS encoding transcription initiation factor IIB produces the protein MTDSVRGYTTERSRARESEDEAESTEDSEQLRCPECGGQLATDTEHGETVCADCGLVVEEDEIDHGPEWRAFDSKEKDQKSRVGAPTTQMMHDKGLSTNIGWQDKDAYGKTLSSRQREKMQRLRTWNERFRTRDSKERNLKQALGEIDRMASALGLPENVRETASVIYRRALADDLLPGRSIEGVATSALYAAARQAGTPRSLDEIATVSRVDKDEIARTYRYVVRELGLEIQPADPEQYVPRFASELDLSDESERRARDLLKTAKDQGVHSGKSPVGLAAAAIYAAALLTNEKVTQSEVSEVANISEVTIRNRYHELLEAEEQIQVP, from the coding sequence ATGACCGATAGCGTACGCGGTTACACGACCGAGCGCTCACGCGCGCGCGAGAGCGAGGACGAAGCCGAGAGTACCGAGGACAGCGAACAGTTGCGATGCCCGGAGTGCGGCGGTCAGCTCGCCACGGACACCGAACACGGCGAGACGGTGTGTGCGGACTGCGGGCTCGTCGTCGAGGAAGACGAGATCGACCACGGCCCCGAGTGGCGCGCCTTCGACTCGAAGGAGAAGGACCAGAAATCACGCGTCGGCGCCCCGACGACCCAGATGATGCACGACAAGGGGCTGTCGACGAACATCGGCTGGCAGGACAAGGACGCCTACGGCAAGACGCTCTCGTCCCGTCAACGCGAGAAGATGCAGCGCCTGCGCACCTGGAACGAGCGCTTCCGCACCCGTGACTCCAAGGAACGGAACCTGAAGCAGGCGCTCGGCGAAATCGACCGGATGGCCTCCGCGCTCGGCCTCCCCGAGAACGTCCGCGAGACCGCGAGCGTGATCTACCGCCGCGCCCTCGCCGACGACCTGCTCCCCGGCCGCTCCATCGAGGGTGTCGCGACGAGCGCCCTCTACGCCGCCGCCCGGCAGGCGGGAACCCCCCGTTCGCTCGACGAAATCGCCACTGTCTCCCGTGTCGACAAGGACGAAATCGCGCGGACGTACCGCTACGTCGTCCGCGAACTCGGCCTCGAAATTCAGCCCGCGGACCCCGAGCAGTACGTCCCCCGCTTCGCCTCCGAACTCGATCTCTCCGACGAGTCCGAACGGCGTGCGCGTGACCTGCTGAAGACGGCGAAAGATCAGGGCGTCCACAGCGGCAAGAGTCCCGTCGGCCTCGCGGCCGCCGCCATCTACGCCGCCGCCCTGCTCACCAACGAGAAAGTGACCCAGAGCGAGGTGTCGGAAGTGGCCAACATCAGCGAAGTCACTATCCGCAACCGATACCACGAACTGCTCGAAGCCGAAGAGCAGATTCAGGTTCCCTAA
- the gatA gene encoding Asp-tRNA(Asn)/Glu-tRNA(Gln) amidotransferase subunit GatA: MSLDAFITRETIDGADDGPLAGHTVAVKDNISTDGVRTTCGSAMLDDYVPPYDATVVERLKDAGATIVGKTNMDEFGMGTTTETSAFGPTKNPVDESRVPGGSSGGSAAAVAAGEADFALGSDTGGSVRCPAAFCGVVGIKPTYGLVSRYGLVAYANSLEQIGPFARTVEGAAEVLEVIAGPDDNDATTREEGADATYADAADGDVEGLTIGVPTELIEGADERVVETFEDALADLEAQGAETHEVSLPSVERAVQAYYVIAMSEASSNLARFDGVRYGPATEAEGNWNETFAAVREEGFGDEVKRRILLGTYALSAGYHDKYYAKAQDARAWLKQDFDEALAEADVLASPTMPVLPFELGESLDDPLQMYLADANTVPVNLANLPAISVPAGEADGLPVGLQLIGGAFDERTIIRAASAVA, translated from the coding sequence ATGAGCCTCGACGCGTTCATCACCAGAGAGACCATCGACGGCGCGGACGACGGCCCCCTCGCGGGCCACACCGTCGCCGTCAAGGACAACATCTCGACCGACGGCGTCCGGACCACCTGTGGCTCCGCGATGCTCGACGACTACGTGCCGCCGTACGACGCGACGGTCGTCGAACGCCTGAAGGACGCGGGCGCGACCATCGTCGGCAAGACCAACATGGATGAGTTCGGGATGGGGACGACGACGGAAACGTCGGCGTTCGGCCCGACGAAGAATCCGGTCGACGAGTCCCGGGTTCCCGGCGGCTCCTCCGGCGGGAGCGCCGCGGCCGTCGCCGCCGGCGAAGCCGACTTCGCCCTCGGGAGCGACACCGGTGGCTCGGTTCGCTGTCCCGCCGCCTTCTGTGGCGTCGTGGGCATCAAGCCCACCTACGGCCTCGTCTCCCGGTACGGTCTTGTCGCCTACGCCAACTCGCTGGAACAGATCGGCCCGTTCGCGCGGACCGTCGAGGGCGCCGCCGAGGTTCTCGAAGTGATCGCCGGCCCTGACGACAACGACGCCACGACGCGCGAGGAGGGCGCCGACGCCACGTACGCCGACGCCGCCGACGGCGACGTCGAGGGTCTCACTATCGGCGTCCCGACCGAACTGATCGAGGGTGCCGACGAGCGCGTCGTCGAGACGTTCGAGGACGCCCTCGCGGACCTCGAAGCACAGGGCGCCGAGACCCACGAAGTGAGCCTCCCCTCCGTCGAACGCGCCGTGCAGGCCTACTACGTCATCGCCATGTCCGAGGCGTCCTCGAACCTCGCGCGCTTCGACGGCGTACGCTACGGACCGGCGACGGAAGCCGAGGGCAACTGGAACGAGACGTTCGCCGCCGTCCGCGAGGAGGGCTTCGGCGACGAGGTGAAACGCCGCATCCTCCTCGGCACCTACGCCCTCTCCGCTGGCTATCACGACAAGTACTACGCGAAGGCGCAGGACGCCCGCGCGTGGCTGAAACAGGACTTCGACGAGGCGCTCGCGGAGGCGGACGTGCTGGCGTCGCCGACGATGCCCGTCCTCCCCTTCGAACTCGGCGAGAGCCTCGACGACCCGCTCCAGATGTACCTCGCGGACGCCAACACGGTCCCGGTCAACCTCGCCAACCTCCCCGCCATCTCCGTGCCCGCCGGCGAGGCCGACGGCCTCCCGGTCGGCCTCCAGTTGATCGGCGGCGCCTTCGACGAGCGGACGATCATCCGCGCGGCCAGCGCCGTCGCGTAG
- a CDS encoding PHP domain-containing protein, with protein MLSVELHTHSSLSHDGRDPVDHLLEQAASVGLDAIAVTDHDEIDASLDAVEQAPEYGLIGIPGMEITTAVGHVLAFGVREAIPAGLSFEATLDRIHEQGGIAVVPHPFQSSRHGVAPHISAATLASADAIEVYNSRLLTGRANRKAERFAAFHDLPMTAGSDAHIAEMVGQAITEVDADERTAESILDAIAAGRTSVVGRRTPWRISFRQAAGGAKRRLVRALGDLL; from the coding sequence GTGTTATCGGTCGAGTTGCACACGCACTCGTCGCTGTCACACGACGGCCGGGACCCGGTCGACCACCTGCTCGAACAGGCGGCTTCCGTGGGTCTCGACGCCATCGCCGTCACTGACCACGACGAGATCGACGCCAGCCTCGACGCGGTCGAGCAGGCCCCGGAGTACGGCCTGATCGGCATCCCGGGCATGGAGATCACGACCGCCGTCGGTCACGTCCTCGCGTTCGGCGTCCGTGAGGCGATTCCGGCCGGTCTCTCCTTCGAGGCGACGCTCGACCGCATCCACGAACAGGGAGGCATCGCCGTCGTTCCCCACCCGTTCCAGTCCTCCCGCCACGGCGTCGCGCCCCACATCTCGGCGGCGACGCTCGCGAGCGCCGACGCCATCGAGGTGTACAACTCCCGCCTCCTCACCGGCCGTGCCAACCGGAAAGCGGAACGCTTCGCCGCCTTCCACGACCTCCCGATGACCGCCGGCAGCGACGCGCACATCGCGGAGATGGTCGGGCAGGCGATCACCGAAGTCGACGCCGACGAGCGGACGGCCGAGAGCATCCTCGACGCCATCGCCGCCGGTCGAACGAGCGTCGTCGGGCGTCGCACGCCGTGGCGGATCAGCTTCCGACAGGCCGCGGGCGGCGCGAAACGCCGACTCGTGCGCGCACTCGGCGACTTGCTGTGA